One Streptomyces mobaraensis NBRC 13819 = DSM 40847 DNA segment encodes these proteins:
- a CDS encoding glycosyltransferase family 4 protein, whose translation MDPVTATRPPRPVLPKPTPSKKSRGMSVTARVYGYPPAHNAGSEWMLHSMLRPLAERGHRVTVWLSHPGTIEESYEIDGVRVVPFQEGSDFATEAQSADVLLSHFENVPLVSGLARARQIPVVVICHDNFATSYHNAAGADLVVYNSEWIRRDGEIHYARYPAEFLPGRTIVVRPPVIAEDYRTEPGDHVTLVNLNPDKGGDIFWQIAAWTPEWRFLGVKGSYGPQILPPTRLPNCEVADGVPGNDMREHVYSRSRVVLMPSLYESWGRVAVEAMASGIPVIAHPTPGLVESLGDAGIFAYRDDLTAWLHALGSLKDPANADHPLSAPKDTPFGAFRVRFLDETNQPLSVQDVTLRLEPHSTGSHFSYGGQAPLTYSAKTDAGGWLTVPAGTLQAGPQEGPMQITALLRGTDLSGRIDLSVGAAASRFSLSPGGTPVTLTRAGETRYPGVEVRADSDQAIPSQKVRVTLPSCPGLAFVPEGGYQLTIMDARLATTAYTGTLQADGQTLTFEGVYLALHGKGAVSAAWVAVKALPNAPVPEDTALTFQVGDQTSPSTLIHVRA comes from the coding sequence GTGGACCCGGTGACGGCCACCCGCCCGCCCAGGCCCGTCCTCCCCAAGCCCACCCCGTCGAAGAAGTCGCGCGGCATGTCCGTCACGGCCCGGGTGTACGGATACCCCCCGGCCCACAACGCGGGATCCGAATGGATGCTGCACTCGATGCTCCGGCCCCTGGCCGAACGCGGTCACCGTGTGACGGTCTGGCTCTCGCACCCCGGAACCATCGAGGAGAGTTACGAGATCGACGGAGTACGGGTCGTCCCATTCCAGGAAGGCTCCGACTTCGCCACCGAGGCGCAGAGCGCGGACGTCCTCCTCTCCCATTTCGAGAACGTCCCGCTCGTCTCCGGACTCGCCCGCGCCCGGCAGATACCCGTGGTCGTGATCTGCCACGACAATTTCGCCACCAGTTACCACAACGCGGCCGGGGCCGACCTCGTCGTCTACAACAGCGAGTGGATCCGGCGGGACGGCGAGATCCACTACGCCCGCTATCCCGCCGAATTCCTGCCCGGCCGCACGATCGTCGTCCGCCCGCCGGTCATCGCGGAGGACTACCGCACCGAACCCGGCGACCACGTCACCCTCGTCAACCTCAATCCCGACAAAGGCGGCGACATCTTCTGGCAGATCGCCGCCTGGACGCCCGAATGGCGGTTCCTCGGCGTCAAGGGCTCCTACGGGCCGCAGATCCTGCCGCCGACCCGCCTCCCCAACTGCGAGGTCGCCGACGGCGTTCCCGGAAACGACATGCGGGAACACGTATACAGCCGTTCCCGCGTCGTGCTGATGCCGAGCCTCTACGAATCCTGGGGACGCGTCGCCGTCGAGGCGATGGCCTCAGGCATTCCGGTGATCGCCCATCCGACGCCCGGCCTCGTCGAATCCCTCGGCGACGCGGGGATCTTCGCCTACCGCGACGACCTCACCGCATGGCTGCACGCGCTGGGTTCACTCAAGGACCCGGCGAACGCCGACCACCCCCTGTCCGCCCCGAAGGACACCCCCTTCGGCGCCTTCCGCGTCCGCTTCCTCGACGAGACCAACCAGCCCCTCTCCGTCCAGGACGTCACCCTCCGCCTGGAACCGCACTCCACCGGCTCCCACTTCTCCTACGGCGGCCAGGCCCCGCTGACGTACTCCGCCAAGACGGACGCGGGCGGCTGGCTCACCGTCCCCGCCGGCACGCTCCAGGCCGGGCCCCAGGAAGGTCCCATGCAGATCACCGCACTGCTGCGCGGTACGGACCTGAGCGGCCGGATCGACCTGAGCGTCGGCGCCGCCGCCTCACGCTTCTCCCTGTCCCCCGGCGGCACACCGGTCACCCTGACCCGCGCGGGCGAGACCCGCTACCCGGGCGTCGAGGTACGCGCCGACTCCGACCAGGCCATCCCGTCGCAGAAGGTCCGGGTGACCCTCCCGTCCTGCCCGGGCCTCGCCTTCGTTCCCGAAGGCGGCTACCAACTCACCATCATGGACGCCCGCCTCGCCACCACGGCCTATACGGGCACCCTGCAGGCCGACGGGCAGACCCTCACCTTCGAGGGCGTCTACCTCGCCCTCCACGGCAAGGGCGCGGTGTCCGCCGCCTGGGTCGCGGTCAAGGCCCTACCGAACGCACCCGTTCCGGAGGACACGGCCCTCACCTTCCAGGTGGGCGACCAGACGTCTCCGTCGACGCTCATCCACGTACGGGCGTGA
- a CDS encoding DUF397 domain-containing protein has protein sequence MRTMSVIEWRKSTYSAGEGECIEISCVIRDLVLIRDSKSPYAARLHFPIPTWRAFTQALRSGALPRPGTEAPLTPVRG, from the coding sequence ATGCGCACGATGAGTGTCATCGAGTGGCGAAAGTCCACGTACAGCGCTGGAGAGGGCGAATGCATCGAAATATCGTGTGTCATACGTGACCTCGTCTTGATAAGAGACAGCAAGTCCCCGTACGCCGCCCGCCTCCATTTCCCCATTCCCACTTGGCGCGCCTTCACCCAGGCCCTCCGTTCCGGAGCGCTCCCGCGCCCCGGAACGGAGGCGCCCCTCACGCCCGTACGTGGATGA
- a CDS encoding SgcJ/EcaC family oxidoreductase — protein sequence MNTDTAEAADITAIHRTVAEVERTQRAKDAEGFLALFHPEAIWTTAHGKVLIGFDAIAEFTRAVLPAASWDGDVTYEPVHVQFLRPGVAAVKVRQVYHSAEGDSEGAPLYVLTKQGDGRWLLHACQNTQVHAGE from the coding sequence ATGAACACCGACACCGCCGAAGCCGCGGACATCACAGCGATCCACCGGACAGTGGCCGAGGTCGAGCGGACCCAACGGGCCAAGGACGCCGAGGGATTCCTCGCGCTGTTCCACCCCGAGGCGATCTGGACGACCGCCCACGGCAAGGTCCTGATCGGCTTCGACGCGATCGCCGAGTTCACGCGCGCCGTCCTGCCCGCGGCGAGCTGGGACGGCGACGTCACCTACGAGCCCGTACACGTGCAGTTCCTGCGGCCCGGCGTGGCGGCCGTCAAGGTGCGGCAGGTCTACCACTCGGCGGAGGGCGACTCCGAGGGGGCTCCGCTGTACGTCCTGACCAAGCAGGGCGACGGGCGTTGGCTGCTGCACGCCTGCCAGAACACCCAGGTGCACGCGGGCGAGTAG
- a CDS encoding response regulator transcription factor — protein sequence MTPAESVLRIVVADDERMVRTALCAILNAEPGMEVVGEATTGVEALSVARALRPDIVLMDVRMPEADGIRATERILATMDDPPRVIVVTTFENDSYVYDALRAGASGFLLKRAGADELVDAVRLVARSDSLLFPSAVRALAAAHATERTTRAEADRLRARLSDREAEVLRLMAEGLSNAEIAERLFLGAATVKTYVAGVLAKLGVRDRTQAVVRAYETGFVSPR from the coding sequence GTGACCCCCGCCGAGAGCGTCCTGCGCATCGTCGTGGCCGACGACGAACGCATGGTCCGCACCGCCCTGTGCGCCATCCTGAACGCCGAACCGGGCATGGAGGTCGTCGGCGAGGCCACGACGGGCGTCGAGGCCCTGTCCGTCGCCCGCGCCCTGCGCCCCGACATCGTGCTGATGGACGTCCGGATGCCCGAGGCGGACGGCATCCGGGCCACCGAACGCATCCTGGCCACCATGGACGACCCGCCGCGCGTCATCGTCGTCACGACCTTCGAGAACGACAGCTACGTGTACGACGCCCTGCGCGCCGGCGCGTCCGGCTTCCTCCTCAAGCGGGCCGGCGCCGACGAACTCGTCGACGCCGTACGCCTGGTGGCGCGCAGCGACTCCCTCCTCTTCCCGTCCGCGGTCCGCGCCCTGGCCGCGGCCCACGCCACCGAACGCACCACCCGCGCCGAGGCCGACCGCCTCCGCGCCCGCCTCTCCGACCGGGAGGCGGAGGTGCTGCGCCTCATGGCCGAGGGCCTCTCCAACGCGGAGATCGCGGAACGGCTGTTCCTGGGCGCGGCGACGGTGAAGACGTACGTGGCCGGGGTCCTGGCGAAGCTGGGCGTCCGGGACCGGACGCAGGCGGTGGTGCGGGCGTACGAGACGGGGTTCGTCTCCCCGCGGTGA
- a CDS encoding helix-turn-helix transcriptional regulator has product MYGSKLRRLRRRAGLTQPKLAAKVPISHSRIAQYELGKESPSQKVNARLDEILGADGELIDMWEAIENTPFPDWLQKYFEYEAKATAMHKYLAHHIPGLLQTETYARQVMGQAQPWLSEDELKVKVQGRLDRQKLLARPDPPLLWSVLDESVLRRPVGGPAAMRDQLLHVLEAAKAPNVEVQVLPFTSGCYSIMGGSVTVLSFSAMPDMVYFEGDFFGRMVRDRVSVARHSHRYDLVHAAALAPSASIALIEQVVEEYDACAR; this is encoded by the coding sequence TTGTACGGCTCGAAGCTGCGCAGACTGCGACGTCGGGCAGGGCTGACGCAGCCGAAGCTGGCGGCCAAGGTTCCCATTTCCCACAGTCGAATCGCCCAGTACGAACTGGGCAAGGAATCTCCGAGTCAAAAGGTGAACGCTCGGCTCGACGAGATTCTGGGAGCCGATGGCGAGCTCATCGATATGTGGGAGGCCATCGAGAACACGCCGTTTCCCGACTGGCTGCAGAAGTACTTCGAGTACGAGGCGAAAGCCACCGCCATGCACAAGTACCTGGCGCACCACATCCCCGGGCTGTTGCAGACGGAGACGTACGCGCGCCAGGTGATGGGGCAGGCCCAGCCCTGGCTGTCCGAGGACGAGCTGAAGGTGAAGGTACAAGGACGGCTCGACCGGCAGAAACTCCTCGCCAGACCCGATCCGCCACTTCTGTGGTCGGTGCTCGACGAGTCGGTCCTGAGGCGCCCTGTGGGCGGCCCGGCCGCCATGCGTGATCAGTTGCTGCACGTACTGGAGGCGGCGAAGGCCCCGAACGTCGAGGTCCAGGTTCTCCCCTTCACCTCCGGGTGCTACTCCATCATGGGCGGTTCGGTGACCGTGCTGTCGTTCAGTGCCATGCCGGACATGGTCTACTTCGAAGGTGATTTCTTCGGGCGGATGGTGAGGGACAGGGTGTCTGTGGCGCGTCACTCCCACCGTTACGACCTGGTGCACGCCGCGGCATTGGCTCCCAGCGCATCGATTGCTTTGATCGAGCAAGTGGTGGAGGAATACGACGCATGCGCACGATGA
- a CDS encoding methyltransferase, which yields MNDLESAPRGGSGALNSILRIAFGFQASKVLFTAVRFGVFTELAEAPLTAGELRARLGLHPRAARDFFDALVALGLLDRGPGPDGRYANTPVTARYLDRGSPSYVGCALEMYDNRLYGFWGSLADGLRTGEPQNETKDGGELFGTLYKDPERLACFQQAMTGLTMRSADALAEAVDWSAHRTVADIGCAEGAMLSHLLHRHPHLRGTGLDLEAVRGNFERHRERCGPADRLTFTAGDFFADPLPCADVLLFGHILHDWDLAAKRTLLRKAYEALPEGGLVVIHESFIDDDRRENLVGLLGSLNMLIETPGGFDCTAADCRGWLAEAGFRETWSRHLAGAETMVAGRK from the coding sequence GTGAACGATCTCGAATCCGCCCCGCGGGGCGGCTCCGGCGCACTGAACTCGATATTGCGCATCGCCTTCGGCTTCCAGGCGTCGAAGGTGCTGTTCACCGCCGTCCGCTTCGGCGTCTTCACGGAACTGGCCGAAGCGCCGCTCACCGCCGGGGAGCTGCGCGCCCGGCTCGGCCTGCACCCGCGCGCCGCCCGCGACTTCTTCGACGCGCTGGTGGCCCTCGGACTGCTCGACCGCGGCCCGGGACCCGACGGCCGGTACGCCAACACCCCCGTCACGGCCCGCTATCTGGACCGCGGCAGCCCCAGCTATGTGGGCTGCGCCCTGGAGATGTACGACAACCGGCTCTACGGCTTCTGGGGCAGCCTCGCCGACGGGCTGCGCACCGGCGAGCCGCAGAACGAGACCAAGGACGGCGGCGAGCTGTTCGGCACCCTCTACAAGGACCCCGAGCGGCTGGCCTGCTTCCAGCAGGCGATGACCGGGCTCACCATGCGCTCCGCGGACGCCCTCGCCGAGGCCGTGGACTGGTCCGCGCACCGCACCGTCGCCGATATCGGGTGCGCCGAGGGCGCCATGCTCAGCCACCTCCTCCACCGCCACCCGCACCTGCGCGGCACCGGCCTCGACCTGGAGGCCGTGCGCGGCAACTTCGAGCGGCACCGCGAGCGTTGCGGCCCCGCCGACCGGCTCACGTTCACGGCCGGGGACTTCTTCGCCGACCCGCTGCCCTGCGCCGACGTCCTCCTCTTCGGCCACATCCTGCACGACTGGGACCTGGCCGCGAAGCGGACGCTGCTGCGCAAGGCGTACGAGGCGCTGCCGGAGGGCGGCCTCGTCGTCATCCACGAGAGCTTCATCGACGACGACCGGCGGGAGAACCTGGTCGGGCTGCTCGGCAGCCTCAACATGCTCATCGAGACCCCGGGCGGCTTCGACTGCACCGCCGCCGACTGCCGGGGCTGGCTCGCGGAGGCCGGGTTCCGGGAGACCTGGTCGCGGCACCTGGCGGGCGCGGAGACGATGGTCGCCGGCCGCAAGTGA
- a CDS encoding serine hydrolase domain-containing protein: MADAIVHGTVAEGYEPVREAFAATLAEERAGHAAQLAAYVHGRRVVDLWGGPGIDGDSLTGVFSATKGAAYLVFALLLQDGTLDLDREVRHYWPEFAAAGKEHVTLRQLVAHQAGLVGADGGFTPEELRDDRAIAERLAAQRPYWRPGAAFGYHAFVIGALIGEVVRRVTGLTLREVYETRIRSPYGIDLFMGLPEEHEGRWLSTQPMDPTPDQKRQLAAAGHGPDGLPGIACNRNHAKAPTVLAELPNTREFRAAGPASIGGVGSARGLARMYAAAVSGVDGRGALLTPDTAARVAEIHSAGHDLVDREYKAYGLGFVVVSERYPFLGARSFGHSGAAGALGFADPGAGLAFGYNRRRFAFPGGAAPETSALAKVIRECAVG, from the coding sequence ATGGCCGACGCCATCGTCCACGGGACGGTAGCCGAGGGGTACGAGCCGGTGCGCGAGGCGTTCGCGGCGACGCTCGCCGAGGAGCGGGCCGGGCACGCCGCCCAGCTCGCCGCGTATGTGCACGGGCGGCGGGTGGTCGACCTGTGGGGCGGGCCGGGGATCGACGGGGACTCGCTCACCGGCGTCTTCTCGGCCACCAAGGGCGCCGCCTACCTCGTCTTCGCGCTGCTCCTCCAGGACGGGACGCTGGACCTCGACCGCGAAGTGCGGCACTACTGGCCCGAGTTCGCGGCGGCCGGCAAGGAGCACGTCACCCTGCGGCAGCTCGTCGCCCACCAGGCGGGCCTGGTCGGCGCGGACGGCGGGTTCACGCCCGAGGAGCTGCGCGACGACCGGGCGATAGCCGAGCGGCTGGCCGCCCAGCGGCCGTACTGGCGGCCGGGCGCCGCCTTCGGCTACCACGCGTTCGTCATCGGCGCGCTGATCGGCGAGGTCGTCCGGCGCGTCACCGGGCTGACCCTGCGGGAGGTCTACGAGACGCGGATCCGCTCCCCGTACGGCATCGACCTGTTCATGGGGCTGCCCGAGGAGCACGAGGGCCGTTGGCTCAGCACTCAGCCGATGGACCCGACGCCCGACCAGAAGCGGCAGTTGGCCGCGGCGGGCCACGGGCCGGACGGTCTGCCGGGCATCGCCTGCAACCGGAACCACGCGAAGGCGCCGACGGTGCTCGCGGAGCTGCCCAACACACGGGAGTTCCGGGCCGCCGGGCCCGCGTCGATCGGCGGGGTCGGTTCGGCGCGGGGGCTGGCCCGGATGTACGCCGCCGCCGTGAGCGGGGTGGACGGGCGGGGGGCGCTGCTCACGCCCGACACGGCGGCGCGGGTCGCCGAGATCCACTCCGCCGGGCACGACCTGGTCGACCGCGAGTACAAGGCGTACGGGCTCGGGTTCGTGGTGGTGTCCGAGCGGTACCCCTTCCTGGGGGCGCGGTCCTTCGGGCACAGCGGCGCGGCCGGGGCGCTGGGGTTCGCCGACCCGGGGGCCGGGCTGGCCTTCGGGTACAACCGGCGGCGGTTCGCGTTCCCGGGCGGGGCGGCGCCCGAGACGTCCGCTCTCGCGAAGGTGATCCGGGAGTGCGCGGTGGGGTGA
- a CDS encoding TerD family protein produces MTPGSNIPLSVTRVTVDVAAPVRLDVSGLLLTADGKVRSDDDFVFYNQPTGPGVTHRAGAAGAPDSITVDTAAVPAGIEKIVVTASLDAPGTTFAGTEPTATVRDAASGAPLATFTPPRLGTETALVVVEVYRRNGAWKVRAVGQGYANGLAGIATDFGVSVEEPPQAPTAPQAPPTPQAPPAAPPAPPMPPTAAPAPQPPAGAFGAPVPPAPPVPPAAPAPVPGTGKVNLDKGRVSLQKNQTVSLVKGGRPLTQSVRMGLGWEPAYGGRAIDLDASVIAYGPQRNMIDACYFGKLMILGGAVQHSGDNLTGDGSGDDESITVHLGGLPPEVTGLVFTVSSYSGQKFTHVAKAYCRLLDAQTGEELVRFDLTGSEPKTGVLMCKFIRQYSGEWEMTAIGEYVKSKTVRDLVNPAAQAL; encoded by the coding sequence ATGACCCCCGGCTCGAACATTCCGCTCTCCGTCACCCGTGTGACGGTGGACGTCGCCGCGCCCGTGCGGCTCGACGTCTCGGGCCTGCTGCTCACCGCCGACGGCAAGGTGCGCTCCGACGACGACTTCGTCTTCTACAACCAGCCCACGGGCCCCGGCGTGACCCACCGCGCCGGAGCGGCCGGCGCGCCCGACTCGATCACCGTCGACACGGCCGCCGTGCCCGCCGGCATCGAGAAGATCGTCGTCACCGCGAGCCTGGACGCGCCCGGCACCACCTTCGCCGGCACCGAACCGACCGCGACCGTCCGGGACGCCGCCTCCGGTGCCCCACTGGCCACGTTCACCCCGCCGAGGCTCGGCACCGAGACGGCGCTGGTCGTCGTCGAGGTCTACCGGCGCAACGGCGCCTGGAAGGTACGGGCGGTGGGGCAGGGGTACGCGAACGGTCTGGCCGGCATCGCCACGGACTTCGGCGTGAGCGTGGAGGAGCCGCCGCAGGCCCCCACGGCCCCGCAGGCCCCGCCGACCCCGCAGGCCCCTCCCGCCGCCCCGCCGGCTCCCCCCATGCCTCCCACGGCCGCCCCCGCCCCGCAGCCCCCGGCCGGCGCGTTCGGCGCTCCCGTCCCGCCCGCTCCCCCGGTCCCGCCGGCGGCTCCGGCCCCCGTGCCGGGCACGGGCAAGGTCAACCTGGACAAGGGCCGGGTGAGCCTCCAGAAGAACCAGACCGTCTCCCTCGTCAAGGGCGGCCGCCCGCTGACGCAGTCGGTGCGGATGGGCCTCGGCTGGGAGCCCGCGTACGGCGGCCGGGCCATCGACCTCGACGCCTCCGTCATCGCCTACGGCCCCCAGCGGAACATGATCGACGCCTGCTACTTCGGCAAGCTGATGATCCTCGGCGGCGCGGTCCAGCACTCCGGCGACAACCTGACGGGCGACGGCTCGGGCGACGACGAGAGCATCACCGTCCACCTCGGCGGCCTGCCGCCGGAGGTCACCGGCCTGGTCTTCACGGTCAGCTCCTACAGTGGCCAGAAGTTCACCCACGTCGCCAAGGCGTACTGCCGCCTGCTCGACGCCCAGACCGGCGAGGAACTCGTCCGCTTCGACCTCACCGGCTCGGAGCCCAAGACGGGCGTCCTGATGTGCAAGTTCATCCGCCAGTACTCGGGCGAGTGGGAGATGACGGCCATCGGCGAGTACGTGAAGTCGAAGACCGTCCGCGACCTGGTCAACCCGGCGGCCCAGGCCCTCTGA
- a CDS encoding restriction endonuclease, translated as MAAVLAVALVAAVVDWLLDHWWVMAVVAVLAAGAGAVVVHLKRQRARWEAVRARGLRYALPQLDALHHARFEEAVRDLLLRDGCRDAVRVGGRGDLGADVTATDPYGRRWVVQCKHRRDGAAGSAVGTPDLQVLNGTARPVHGADVAVIVTNGRVTGPAVAFARQQRLHVVDRPALGVWASGSRPLWELLTSLPPSRERTGGS; from the coding sequence GTGGCCGCGGTCCTGGCCGTCGCGCTGGTGGCGGCCGTCGTCGACTGGCTGCTGGACCACTGGTGGGTCATGGCCGTCGTCGCGGTGCTCGCGGCGGGCGCGGGTGCCGTCGTTGTCCACCTCAAGCGGCAGCGGGCGCGGTGGGAGGCCGTCCGCGCGCGAGGGCTGCGGTACGCGCTGCCCCAGTTGGACGCCCTGCACCATGCCCGGTTCGAGGAGGCCGTGCGGGATCTGCTGCTCCGGGACGGTTGTCGGGACGCGGTACGGGTCGGCGGCCGTGGTGATCTGGGCGCCGATGTGACGGCCACCGACCCCTACGGGAGGCGGTGGGTGGTGCAGTGCAAGCACCGGCGCGACGGGGCGGCCGGTTCCGCGGTGGGCACGCCCGACCTCCAGGTGCTCAACGGGACGGCCCGTCCCGTGCACGGCGCCGACGTCGCGGTGATCGTGACGAACGGGCGGGTCACCGGCCCGGCCGTGGCCTTCGCCCGGCAGCAGCGGCTGCACGTCGTCGACCGTCCCGCGCTCGGGGTGTGGGCGTCCGGCTCCCGGCCCTTGTGGGAGCTGCTCACGTCGCTCCCGCCGTCCCGGGAGCGGACCGGCGGTTCCTGA
- a CDS encoding MsnO8 family LLM class oxidoreductase — MTRTRIPLSVLDRSRTRRGRPPGEALRDTVRFAREAEALGYRRFWVAEHHSVPGVAGSAPTVLAGAVAAATSRIRVGTGGVMLPNHRPMVVAEQFGVLESLFPGRIDLGVGRSVGFTDGVRRALGVGKEAVEEFEGRLGELVEWFDGGAAAYPQVHAWPAERLRPPLFVLANDAGADIAARAGAALVIGGLRKEGRLVEAVERYRKAFRPSAAGRAEPYVVLAGDIAVAATEEEARRLLVPEAWALAYSRTHGVFPPLEPAEEIEGRAMTDRERGHFETALRGPVYGTEEQVVRRLSALVERTGADEVLVTTSGYDRVALLDSYRRLAGLAGGA; from the coding sequence GTGACCCGTACGCGTATCCCCCTGTCCGTTCTCGACCGCTCCCGTACCCGGCGGGGACGGCCGCCCGGGGAGGCGCTGCGGGACACCGTCCGGTTCGCGCGGGAGGCGGAGGCGCTCGGGTACCGGCGGTTCTGGGTCGCGGAGCACCACAGCGTGCCCGGCGTGGCCGGGTCCGCCCCCACCGTGCTCGCGGGCGCCGTCGCCGCCGCCACGTCGCGGATCCGCGTCGGCACCGGCGGGGTCATGCTGCCCAACCACCGGCCGATGGTCGTCGCCGAGCAGTTCGGGGTGCTGGAGTCGCTGTTCCCCGGGCGGATCGACCTGGGCGTCGGGCGGTCCGTCGGGTTCACGGACGGCGTCCGGAGGGCGCTCGGGGTCGGGAAGGAGGCGGTGGAGGAGTTCGAGGGGCGGCTCGGGGAACTGGTCGAGTGGTTCGACGGCGGTGCCGCCGCCTACCCCCAGGTGCACGCGTGGCCCGCCGAGAGGCTGCGGCCGCCGCTCTTCGTCCTGGCCAACGACGCGGGGGCGGACATCGCGGCCCGCGCGGGCGCCGCCCTGGTGATCGGCGGGCTGCGCAAGGAGGGCCGGCTCGTCGAGGCCGTCGAGCGGTACCGCAAGGCGTTCCGCCCGTCGGCCGCCGGGCGTGCCGAGCCCTACGTCGTGCTCGCGGGCGACATCGCCGTCGCGGCGACGGAGGAGGAGGCCCGCCGGCTGCTCGTCCCGGAGGCGTGGGCGCTCGCCTACTCCCGCACGCACGGCGTCTTCCCGCCCCTGGAGCCGGCCGAGGAGATCGAGGGGCGTGCGATGACCGACCGCGAGCGCGGCCACTTCGAGACCGCGCTGCGCGGGCCGGTGTACGGGACGGAGGAGCAGGTCGTCCGCCGGCTGTCCGCCCTGGTGGAGCGGACGGGCGCGGACGAGGTGCTGGTCACGACCAGCGGCTACGACCGTGTGGCGCTGCTCGACTCGTACCGGCGGCTGGCGGGCCTGGCGGGCGGCGCCTGA
- a CDS encoding sensor histidine kinase, which translates to MHLLIGGALVMPYFLLANVLLSLVRGGQGANVFLSPLLQFTTFAAALPLAALSALLFPLVRPLESAIARALCGVGEAELATGPARTWAERARPALYFTLHLAVGGIVSGMSLAAPPAAIALGTMPLLDPDAPGRLPWFRVLGGPMLPLLAPLCGVGLLALLALTSRAAGALLARCAPVLLGPTAADRLAAAERRAHELALRNRLARELHDSVGHALSAVLLQASAARRVLDRDPDFARRALASIEETTREAVGELDTVLGLLREDGPAAVAPAPTLADLDALVERTRAAGGEIDLTAPEGLGSLPPVVSREAYRIVQEGLTNALRHAGPVPVRLSVTTDTETLEVTVENPVGRAPAPRTRRGGGRGLTGIAERARLLRGTSTVGARDGVWRLSVRLPLNGGLR; encoded by the coding sequence GTGCACCTGCTGATCGGCGGCGCCCTGGTGATGCCGTACTTCCTCCTGGCGAACGTGCTGCTGTCGCTCGTCCGGGGCGGCCAGGGCGCCAACGTGTTCCTCTCCCCGCTCCTCCAGTTCACGACCTTCGCCGCGGCGCTGCCGCTCGCCGCCCTGTCCGCGCTGCTCTTCCCGCTGGTCCGCCCGCTGGAGAGCGCCATCGCCCGCGCCCTGTGCGGCGTCGGGGAGGCCGAACTCGCCACCGGACCGGCCCGTACCTGGGCCGAACGCGCGCGCCCCGCCCTCTACTTCACCCTGCACCTCGCCGTGGGCGGGATCGTCAGCGGCATGTCCCTGGCCGCGCCGCCCGCGGCCATCGCCCTGGGCACGATGCCGCTGCTGGACCCGGACGCGCCCGGCCGCCTGCCCTGGTTCCGCGTCCTCGGCGGCCCGATGCTGCCCCTGCTGGCGCCGCTCTGCGGGGTGGGGCTGCTGGCGCTGCTCGCGCTCACGTCCCGGGCGGCCGGCGCCCTGCTGGCGCGCTGCGCGCCCGTCCTCCTCGGCCCGACGGCGGCGGACCGGCTGGCGGCGGCCGAACGGCGGGCCCACGAACTCGCCCTCCGCAACCGGCTCGCCCGCGAACTGCACGACTCCGTCGGACACGCCCTGAGCGCGGTCCTCCTCCAGGCCAGTGCCGCCCGCCGGGTCCTCGACCGCGACCCCGACTTCGCCCGCCGGGCCCTCGCCTCGATCGAGGAGACCACGCGCGAGGCGGTCGGCGAACTCGACACCGTCCTCGGCCTGCTGCGCGAGGACGGCCCGGCCGCCGTCGCGCCCGCCCCCACCCTGGCGGACCTGGACGCGCTCGTGGAACGCACCCGCGCGGCCGGCGGCGAGATCGACCTGACCGCGCCCGAGGGGCTCGGCTCCCTGCCGCCCGTCGTCTCCCGCGAGGCGTACCGGATCGTGCAGGAGGGCCTCACCAACGCCCTGCGCCACGCGGGCCCGGTGCCCGTGCGGCTGAGCGTCACCACCGACACCGAGACCCTGGAGGTCACCGTGGAGAACCCCGTCGGGCGCGCCCCCGCCCCCCGCACCCGCCGCGGCGGCGGTCGCGGGCTGACCGGCATCGCCGAACGCGCCCGGCTGCTGCGCGGCACCAGCACCGTGGGCGCGCGGGACGGCGTCTGGCGCCTGTCCGTCCGCCTGCCGCTGAACGGCGGCCTCCGGTGA